The Lolium rigidum isolate FL_2022 chromosome 2, APGP_CSIRO_Lrig_0.1, whole genome shotgun sequence genomic interval gtttagatcttgtgagctgcctatcatgatcaagatcatctatttgtaatgctacatgttgtgtttgttgggatccgatgaatatggaatactatgtcaagttgattatcgatctatcatatatgtgttgtttatgatcttgcatgctctccgttgctagtagaggctctggccaagttgatacttgtgactccaagagggagtatttatgctagatagtgggttcatgcctccattgaatctgggacagtgacataaagttataaggttgtggatgtgctgttgccactagggataaaacatcaatgctttgtctaaggatatttgtattgtttacattacgcacagtacttaatgcaattgtctgttgtttgcaacttaataccggaaggggtgcggatgctaacccgaaggtggacttttaggcatagatgcatgatggatagcgttctatgttctttgtcgtaatgccctaagtaaatctcatagtagtcatcatgatatgtatgtgcattgttatgccctctctatttgtcaattgcccaactgtaatttgttcacccaacatgctatttatcttattggagagacaccactagtgaaccgtggaccccggtccattcttttacatctgaaatacaacctaccgcaatcattgttctctgttgttctttgcaaacaaacatcattctccacaccatacgtttaatcctttgtttacagcaagccggtgagattgacaacctcactgttaagttggggcaaagtattttgattgttttgtgcaggttccacgttggcgccggaatctctggtgttgcgccgcactatactccttcaccaacaaccttcacttggccttcatctcctactggttcgataaccttagtttcttactgagggaaaacttgctgctgtacgcatcacaccttcctcttggggttcccaacggacgtgtgcttcacgcgtcatcaagctacttttttggcgccgttgccggggactaaTACAGatactccatcaagcccgtcaaccgccatcagCGATCATGAGGTGGCTTGTGTCGCCGATGATCATGTGGTGATGTATGTCGATGGGAtccatgaggtggtggtggtcgacgatgatcatgagatggtgtgtgtcgatgacgatccttggcatgcctagatgatggctcatgtgccgtggcatgttgcttgtggcgccttgtggagctcggagaagtgtgtcgatgacgatcatgttggggacgctcttgatgatccatatgatgagctcgatgtagatgatcatgtgcataagcactctccttGTGGCGCCAtcttggaggtcctctatcttcatatgtagctccattagaCAAAGTGGCGAACTTGTAGGCACTGGTCTTGTTCATGGTTGTGTTTCTACCGTGCTCTATCATGTCGTCGTAGTTGTAGTCGAGGTGGGGCTCCACCATGTTGTCGATGTTGTAGTCGGGGTGGGGCTTTACCATGTCGTCGATGTTGTAGTCAGGGTGGGGatccaccatgtcgtcgatgttgTAGGAGAGCTTGaggtgttgctccaccatgttgTCCTTGCTTGGTGAGCCattgtcggagtagagctcctcgatgtcggtcatgtcggcGAGGCTTGCGGAGCCATTGTCGGTGTTGAGCTCTACAtgctcctccacatccgcggtgcttgcggaGGTATCATCCTCGAAGTACTCCATGTACTCCTCCGTGGCCtcttcttcgctatccatgttagcacgacaagagCTATGtggtggatgttagtggaagaaactaCCTTCAAGTCTCACCTTAGAATGATAGAATTGGGTCAACTAACTAAACCAAGAGAAAACCAATTTGTATTGGGTTACGCACGCAACAACAcatgcaaaagctagcaaatatggtggtagaaaaggatggtggaaagccaaaagatgaaATCCGAAATAAATTgtattgttaaaagtgggtaagctccaaaaatcaaatgtccaaatggtgatcacAGAAAACACGAATgatgtggaacgcacacacgagatgaacggggttagtgcgaccaaggaatgagcggaaaaacaAGATGGCCTACAAAGAccggctcggtgtcacactaacacaagaagagatcaaagcttggtTGCAAAAGTAGATACAACAATATTCACacacggcctctcttctcttttctctcttttgcttaaaagctttttactcttttgtatatggtggcacttgcactcgtttgctctttttgtgtttttttccGGATTTTTGTCACACTATGATGGTGTTAGCCTTGTTTTTGCTATGTTTCCACACGAGTATCTTGCTTATAAactttactccacactacacacacaaccTCACAATcgaggccacgtgcaatgtctcgcaacacttgataagcaatgctcgataggataggtcacaaaaggaagaggggctacAAGGCTATGCAAATTATACCTAGATGGTTTGTAGGCGGTGATGATCACTCAacttgcgatggtggtggtggtggtgggtgtcAAAGTACGTTTGGAGATCCAGGGTGCCGAGGTTGTCTTCGCTGTTGCATCTTCGCTGCGGTGTTAGGGTATACAACTAAGGCACTCAAAACCAGAAACCAAACACAAATGTCAAATCGTGGTCGAAATGGGGCTGCGGGGAGCAGTTTTGGCtcctggcggcagtgccggccaggaagtggcggcagtgccggccttgcacGGGTGGCAGTGCCGGCCCCGTATGAACAACATGCACTAGTTCGTCCCGAAACGAACCAAAATCGACCAAATCGCAGATCCTaccaaaggcaaattagggctatttttggggaattttttggaaaaaatttagaggtgaaattgggtgggtggagggtcaaatccttgGTAACCTAAAGctactgataccatatgatgaggcctaagggctaggatgtgcccagatctCACGAATTTGACCAAATTTATGGATGGAAGAGGTGGAAGAGGAAAAATAACACAAGATCCAAaccacaaacacacacacacacacacaaacccaATACAAACCAAATTATACTCCCATGGttggttagaccaagccaatagaatcaAATCTTGGAGAGACCCTTAGGTAGAATCCAAGAAGAGAAAAATTGGGTGAGGAGATCCAccctagaacttggatgagagagggaTTGCCCTAGAATCATCCATGAATAGAGTAAGATTTCACAAGAGTGCCTTGGATACAAAGAACtatagttctagggagacaaagctcaagtctAATCTCAAATCATTGTCTAACCCTAATCCAGGTGGGGAATGAGATACATATAGCCCCGATTCGGAGCAGGGGTAATTTAGTCATTTGCACGGAATAAATATAGCCATAGGATGAAAATAGACGGTCCAGATGAAGTTGACTTGGgtagggccggcagtgccggcgtgctCGGGGCGGTAGTGTCGGCCCTGGTTGGTTCTGGCGAATcaggcggcagtgccggggtgctgaGGCCGGCAGTGCCTGTGGAGGCCGACAGTGCTGGGGTgcgtccaccggcagtgccggcttgTTGGGGGCGGTAGTGACGACCTTCCTTCTTCatctttcttctcttcttcttctttggtctccccttcttcttcttgagcAAAGAGGCTTCTTGCCCTTCGGATCCTtgacgagattggtacctaatgacacatagtatATCGGTATGAGGTAGCAAGCTGTCCAAGGTTATGTCGAGTTCGAGTGTAGAGAGGAGTgagttcaccttgtcatgtatAACTTTCACTCGGGCTCGAGTCATTGGTTCACTTGGGGGATAAGTTGGACATGGTGTAGTGTCGTTCTTGAGCGGGGCTGCATCAGAAACCATCCTTCTATGTCTGTAAAATTCCTCACCTTTTGCGTGACCCAAAAGCAAGGATGCAACAAACCATTGTAGGCAGTCAATTAGTTAGCCAGTCCTTTGTGCTTGACAacaacacggtggagttggggacacaaggcattatattttgttttgtactacctctgtccatttttagatgtcaaaactttgtctaaattcggatgtatgtaGACACTTTTTTAGTGTAGAGACACATCCAAATCATCTATTAATAGACAGAGGGAGTAGATTGTTTGAAGAGAAAAGTGGGAAAAGACACTTGCTACGACACTCTGCACTTAGGGTTCATCTGAATTGGTACACATAGTTGTTGCCATCAAGCGATATTTGGTGACGCCATCAACCGTCAGCACGAGAGCGTTGGCCTTGGTCCCTTCTCTCCCCACTTGCCACTCTGGCGACGAAATGAGGGAGGGGGATCTTGCTCCTCTATTCTAgcctagtagttagggttaggttttatatGTTGTGGTGTGCCGTTAGGGTGGTGGGAGTGGCGTCCGGGCGAATAAATCCGCCTCAACTATATTTCCAAACCGGCGATGACCTTCTAGGCGGCGCCTCGGAGTTGATGGCAACATGTGTTGATCGGTCCTTCAGATCAACAACTTGGTCTTCTCAtcgttcttcagatctggcgtgatcagtttcttagtgTGTCATTGGCATTCAATGTTATCCACGACGGTGTTGGCGACCGAGGCGAGGTGGTTGTTCTGGAGCGAGGATGTTGGGTCCAGAGGTGGTGGATATGCCGTTCTTCTTCGACTTCCCCGGTCCAGAGGCGGCGAATCTCGGTCCAAGACAACATAGGGACATCCCCGGTCTACGTGCAACATCTacatgttcatcgactcacaaagtctTGTTAGCGATGatgcttttttggatcttgcaatggtggaggctcagCGTCTCTTCGTTTGTCCTTCTCGGCGGCGCTAGAGTTAGGCAGCGGCGGCCAGCTACGGTGGTTGCAGAAATCTTAGGGATTGTTTTATATTTCTCAATGTTTTAAAATTTTATCTGCAAATTGAAGATAAtaattttatttcaatttttttttcagtTTTCAGAAGATACTGTTTCATACTTTCATGTAACTTTATTTCCGATTAATAAAATACTACCTCATGTCTTGTTTAATCGAcggtcaaaaagaaaaaaaaactgaaccGAAACAAAACGCCCGCTAATTCAGGActaccctctccctctctcccacgGACCACGGTTCTCCTTCGTCCTCCGCCGCGGCACCTCCACTCCGGAAACCCTAGCCCTGCCGGCCGCCATGCCGACACCGGCCGCTGGTATGCACCCTGCCAACTCAAGCTCCGCAACCAGGCATCTACGCCGCCGGCTTACGCGCCTCCACCGGAGTCGGCTTCGTCGTCCGCCGTGACGCCTCGGGTCCACTGCGCGCCGCCTCAGGCGCGTACGTATCCAGGTCTGTGCGGACGTGGTCTATATAAGCGCCTGGATGGGCACCCACGCCCAAGGTGCGTCTTCTATTGCGATCGAGATAGTTGCTGCGGTTCTGCCAAGAGGTGGTGCGGTTTCGACGCCGAGATTGAAGGTTTTCGTCGGTGGTTTTCGTCTGGTAACATTGCTCGCCGGAGGTTCCTGAATCTGGGAAAAAACTCGAGGGAATTCTTGCAGGTATGCTCTTTTCGCGTTTCTTGTGGTTGATCGGGCTCGACTGTTCACATTGAATTTGTGATTGTTCTTGTTAAATTAGTGCCTCACTAGTTGTAATTTTTTCTATTGAATTGTAGAACAAGAGATTGGATTTGGCCCGAACCTAAACGAATCTGGGAAATTCCTGAACTAAACAAATCTATGAATACCTAAACTAAGCAAATCTGCAAATATATCATCAAGGTACAATCAGGAAAACGGTGCAAGGCTTTTATCTCTTGCACTTGATTGATCGATTCTTTGCCAAAATTACCCCAAGCAAGCAGTTGAGATGAGTAAAGAAATCTCAACAATTTTGGGACATCAAGGCACGGTACCTGTTGTAAATTAACAAGCCTAAAACTTTTGTGAAAACCTATGATCAAGATAGGTAAAAACAGCGAGAATTGATTCGATCTAAAATTCCACTTGATGCTTTATTCTATGatcaactcatttactcattgcaaatcaaattttttattatttattatgAAGTGCTGAAAATATTTTGGAACCACCCAATTATTTCTTCCCGGCTGATTAACAACATAAAGTTAGGAAGAAGTGGACAGCGAATTTGATTGAAACATGGATTTGATTTTTCAGACTTGGTTGATCATAGAGTTTGATCTACATAAATTTGTTCTGTAAAGAAAAGAATAGGCGTACATGCATCATTTTTCTTGCAACCATGAGCTCCTCATGACATTTTTCTTAATTCAGTATTTTCGTGATTATATTGTTCATAAATTATTATACTTGAGGACTGTATGGATTTTATCTGTGAAGATTTTATGAGAAAGAGATTGAATATAAGAATTAGATTAAGAACTGGCAATCAGCAATAGAAAATATATAATATCAGTGCATGTTACTGCTTAGTTGGATATTATAAAGGTATATCTTATATGAAGATTAATCATGCGCATTGTGCAAAATATAATGTGAAGTGTCTACTTCTTGATACTAGTTAAACGCTATTgtagtttttttttgaactggttgATCATTGAAAAGATTTATGCTCGTTGAAATTGAAGTGAATAAGAAAACCTTATATTCGTGCAATTTTCCATATTTCGGGTTTTTTGTTTGCAGCTTACTCAATCTGTTTGTTTTGCTTGTTCTTAATGATTTTTTGTGTTTGCTGCAACACACATTTTTTAGGTACCGTGGTTATAAATGTCTACTATTGAAGAATTGGATAGAACACCGGTCTCTGTTACCGGATCTTCTCCTGTAGTCAGTCCAGAAAAATTCATTAAATGTTTGAAGAAGTTTTATCACCACTGGAAGGATCATGAGACTGATATTTGGGGATCTTCGTGTGCAATTGCTGTTGCTACTCCTCCACCCTCTGAAGATATCCGATATCGGAAATCATTAGCCTTGAGCATGTGGTTTTTTGGTCATCAATTCCCAGAAACTATAATGGTGTTTCTCAGCAGGCAGATTCATTTCCTGTGCAGGCAGAAAGATAGTGATGTGCTTAATTCTTTGAAGATGGCTGTTTCTGAAGCGGTTGGTGTTGATATCATGTTGCATATACTGAGAAAGGGTGATGATGGGTCTGCCTTAATGGATGAGATCATATGTGCTGTATGTGCACATTCTGAATCAAACCATGTTGTTGTTGGGCACTTAGCAAGAGAGAAGCCTGAAGGCAAGGTTCTTGAAGCATGGTCTGGAAAGCTGCATGGATCAAGGTTAAAGCTTTTTGATGTGTCAAGTGGCATCTCTGAGCTTCTTGCTGTGAAAGATTTCACCGAGATCATATATGTGAAAAAGGCTGCATATTTAGCTGCATCAGTTATGCGGAAGTATGTAGTTCCAAAGGTGGAGAAGATCATAGTGGATGAAAGGAAGGTAACACATTCAAAGCTGATGGTTCTGACTGAGAAGATACTACTTTCCCCAATAAATATAGATGTTAAACTGAAGGCAGAAAATGTTGACATATGCTACCCACCTATTTTTCAAAGTGGAGGCAAGTATGACCTTAGGCCTGCTGCTTTTAGCAATGATGATGTTCTGTACTATGATTCTGGAAGTGTCATTATCTGCGCTTTGGGTGCTAAGTACAGTGGTTACTGCTCAAATGTGGCAAGAACTTTCCTGATTGATTGTACTGCAGAAAAATGTTATGCATATAAGGTCCTCCGTCAAGCACATGATGCTGCTATTGCTGCTTTGACACCAGGTAGCATGGTTAGTTCCAGTTACCAGGCTGCAGTTTCTGTGGTCAGGGACAAAGCTCCTGAACTTCTTCCTTTCCTTACCAAGACAGCTGGAGCAGGAATTGGTATCGAGTTCCGCGAAACGTGGCTGTCCTTGACTGAGAAAAATGACCGGACACTAAAGGATGGGATGATCTTTAATGTTTCTCTTGGTTTCCAAAACTTGGTAGACAAAACCAACAGTGACAAGACCAAAGAATTCTCTCTATGGCTGGCTGACACTGTTCTTATCTGCAAGAAAAATCCAGAAGTCTTGACAGCTTTTATCTCCAAGGCTGATGGTGATGCCTTCTATTCATTTGATGGGGATAATGCAGGATTACCTTCTATGAGACCAGCTCTGAAAGCAGATGTTATGGTCCCAGTTAAACCTATGCCAAAACCAGAGTTGATGCTTCCATTGAGAGAAAATTTGCGATCCCGTAGCAGGACACCTAAGGAGGACCTTAGGAAACAGCTTCAGTCAGAAATCTTCAAGAACAAAACTAATGAAGCAGCAATGAGAGGTGGTGCTGCTGATCATAAGTTACTGGAGGGACATAGCCGTTCCAGAGCTATGGAGGAACTGGTTGCATACAGGAGTGCAGGTGACATGTCTGGTTCCAATCGACTGGAGATTCAGGTGGACAAACAGAATGAAGCTATCCTGTTACCGATATATGGAATTACTGTTCCCTTTCATGTTTGCACCGTAAAAAAAGTGGAAATCCGTGGGGATTGCAACAGAGGAGTTTATGTCAGCATTACATTTAATGTCCCTGGCACTACCGCTTCCAGTCTCCATGCCACCCACTTGCAGAACCTTATTTTCTTGAAAGCAGCCACCTTCCTTTCAAAAGATAGAAGTCATGCTGTTGAGGTTATTAAATCGGTGAAGATTCTTCAAAAAGAAGTCATTGAAAGAGCTAGAAGAGCGACCTTGGTTACTCAGGAAAGGCTTCAACTATGTGATGGAATGAGGAGGGATAGGATTCAGTTTTCTGATCTGTGGATACGACCATCATTTGCTAGCCGTGGGCGGAAGTTCCCTGGAACCTTGGTGGCCCATGTCAATGGTTTTCAGTATTCTGCATCAAAATCTGAAAAGGTGGATATTATGTTCAACAACATAAAGCATGCCTTCTTCCAGCCAGCTGAGAGAGACATGATAACGCTGGTCCACTTCCATCTGTACGATGAGATCATGGTGGGCAACAAGAAGACTAGGGATGTGCAGTTCTACAATGAAGTGATGGATGTTGTGGATGCAGTTGGTCTTAAA includes:
- the LOC124686827 gene encoding FACT complex subunit SPT16-like → MSTIEELDRTPVSVTGSSPVVSPEKFIKCLKKFYHHWKDHETDIWGSSCAIAVATPPPSEDIRYRKSLALSMWFFGHQFPETIMVFLSRQIHFLCRQKDSDVLNSLKMAVSEAVGVDIMLHILRKGDDGSALMDEIICAVCAHSESNHVVVGHLAREKPEGKVLEAWSGKLHGSRLKLFDVSSGISELLAVKDFTEIIYVKKAAYLAASVMRKYVVPKVEKIIVDERKVTHSKLMVLTEKILLSPINIDVKLKAENVDICYPPIFQSGGKYDLRPAAFSNDDVLYYDSGSVIICALGAKYSGYCSNVARTFLIDCTAEKCYAYKVLRQAHDAAIAALTPGSMVSSSYQAAVSVVRDKAPELLPFLTKTAGAGIGIEFRETWLSLTEKNDRTLKDGMIFNVSLGFQNLVDKTNSDKTKEFSLWLADTVLICKKNPEVLTAFISKADGDAFYSFDGDNAGLPSMRPALKADVMVPVKPMPKPELMLPLRENLRSRSRTPKEDLRKQLQSEIFKNKTNEAAMRGGAADHKLLEGHSRSRAMEELVAYRSAGDMSGSNRLEIQVDKQNEAILLPIYGITVPFHVCTVKKVEIRGDCNRGVYVSITFNVPGTTASSLHATHLQNLIFLKAATFLSKDRSHAVEVIKSVKILQKEVIERARRATLVTQERLQLCDGMRRDRIQFSDLWIRPSFASRGRKFPGTLVAHVNGFQYSASKSEKVDIMFNNIKHAFFQPAERDMITLVHFHLYDEIMVGNKKTRDVQFYNEVMDVVDAVGLKRRSAWDPDEIEEEQRERARRKEINGHFELFVKRVDSVWSQPRLDQLGLHFESPSQKLGFNGVHGRTTCFIVPTPSCLVQLVESPFLVTSLREVEIVCLERVALGQKSFDMVFVFQDLKRDVVRIEVIPMTSIDKIKDWLNDINIKYYESKLNLNWRKVLKTLDHPDSDKNDRWEFLNPDASDSDLENTETEDEKYEPSDSESGSDSDDEDSDSESVVDSGEDEVLLAGSNDDDDGAESWDEMERKAKDADMEMGSESDSEDERQRRREKAKRHLNLQHSSGLPQKRQRAN